Proteins encoded by one window of Shewanella avicenniae:
- a CDS encoding glutathione peroxidase — translation MAQSIYDVQVTDIQGKQQTMAQYQGKVLLIVNTASKCGFTPQYQELETLYNALQPKGLEILGFPCNQFGHQEPGSDSDISQFCQLNYGVSFPMFAKIDVNGANTHPLYQLLKREAKGLLGSQGIKWNFTKFLVDKEGHVIERYAPTTKPLQLKQTIEQLL, via the coding sequence ATGGCACAATCAATCTACGATGTGCAAGTCACCGACATTCAGGGCAAGCAACAAACCATGGCGCAGTATCAAGGCAAGGTGCTGCTGATTGTCAACACCGCCAGCAAGTGCGGTTTTACGCCGCAGTATCAAGAGTTAGAAACCTTGTATAACGCATTACAGCCAAAGGGATTGGAGATCCTCGGCTTTCCTTGTAACCAGTTTGGTCATCAAGAGCCGGGTAGCGACAGCGATATCAGCCAGTTTTGCCAACTGAATTACGGCGTGAGCTTTCCGATGTTTGCCAAGATTGACGTCAACGGCGCCAATACCCATCCGCTGTATCAGCTGTTGAAACGTGAAGCCAAAGGCTTGTTGGGTTCGCAAGGGATTAAATGGAACTTCACCAAATTTTTGGTCGATAAAGAGGGACACGTCATCGAACGTTATGCCCCGACGACAAAGCCGCTTCAACTGAAGCAGACCATTGAGCAACTGTTGTAA
- a CDS encoding EAL domain-containing protein has protein sequence MTATKTACQLCRETKELAFEISMAFQPIVDANTLQVFGYEALVRGQNGEGAGQVLAQVDQDNLYRFDQTCRVTAIEWASKLGLDSMLSINFMPNAVYQAERCIATTLKAAERFNFPATNIMFEFTEGERISDSNHVKEIISCYNELGFRTAIDDFGAGYSGLNLLAEFQTDIIKLDMALISNIDRDKARQSIVRHCIAMLHELNITVLAEGIETAAEAKWLQAAGVDLMQGYLFAKPGFQSLPIPDVSALTSLE, from the coding sequence ATGACCGCCACCAAAACCGCTTGCCAACTGTGCCGTGAAACCAAGGAATTAGCCTTTGAGATCAGCATGGCATTCCAACCGATTGTGGATGCTAACACGTTGCAAGTGTTTGGGTATGAGGCGTTAGTGCGCGGCCAAAATGGCGAAGGCGCAGGGCAAGTATTGGCGCAAGTTGACCAAGATAATCTGTATCGCTTTGACCAAACCTGCCGCGTTACCGCGATCGAATGGGCCAGTAAATTGGGCTTAGACAGCATGTTAAGCATCAACTTTATGCCCAATGCGGTATACCAAGCAGAGCGCTGTATCGCCACCACCCTCAAGGCTGCCGAACGCTTTAATTTTCCTGCCACTAACATCATGTTTGAGTTTACCGAAGGCGAACGCATCAGCGACTCCAACCATGTCAAAGAGATTATTAGCTGCTACAACGAACTCGGTTTTCGCACCGCGATTGACGACTTTGGTGCAGGTTATTCTGGCCTCAACCTGCTGGCTGAGTTTCAAACCGATATCATCAAGTTAGATATGGCGCTGATCAGCAATATTGATCGCGATAAAGCGCGCCAAAGCATTGTGCGCCACTGCATTGCCATGCTGCATGAACTCAACATCACAGTGCTCGCCGAAGGGATTGAAACCGCCGCCGAAGCTAAATGGCTGCAAGCCGCTGGCGTGGATCTAATGCAAGGTTACCTGTTTGCGAAACCCGGCTTTCAATCACTGCCCATCCCCGATGTAAGTGCGCTGACGTCATTGGAATGA